CGGCCGCGTCGAGATCGGCGATGATGTCTATATCGGCACCGGCGCTACGATTCTGCCAGGCCGTGCAGATCAGCCTCTGAAGATCGGACGGGGCGCAATCATTGGTGCGCATTCACTCGTGACGAAAGACGTTCCTGAAAATACGGTAGTGATCGGAGCGCCGGCGAAACCTCTTAAAAGGAGGACATGATATGCTCACGGGACCGTTCCCTCCTTGGCCCGCCTTCACGCAGGAAGAGGCTGACGCTGTTTCGGACGTATTGCTTTCGGGCAAGGTCAATTACTGGACAGGAGAGGAGGGGCGCGCGTTCGAGCGGGAGTTCGCGGAATTCGCGGGCACAACGCACGCCATTGCGGTGGCCAACGGCACGCTGGCGCTGGACCTGGCGCTGCATGGGCTGGGGATAGGGTCGGTCAATGGCGGGGCGGCCAGCGACGAGGTAATCGTCACGCCGCGCAGCTTCATCGCGTCGGTCTCCTCGGTCGTGAACGCGGGCGCGCGGCCGGTTTTTGCCGACGTGAATGCCGATAGCGGCAACATCGCGCCCGATACCGTGGCGCCCGTCATCACCGCCAATACCCGCGCGATCCTTTGCGTGCACCTGGCGGGCTGGCCCTGCGACATGGAGGGTATGCGCGCGGTGGCGGGCGATGACATCCGCCTGATCGAGGATTGCGCGCAGGCCCATGGCGCAATGTACAAGGGGCGCCCCGTCGGGGGGTTGGGGGATGTCGCCACCTGGTCGTTTTGTCAGGACAAGATCATGACCACCGGCGGCGAAGGCGGCATGGTCACCTGCGACGACGAAGAGCTTTGGCGGCGGATGTGGGCCTTCAAGGATCATGGCAAGAGCTATGCCGCAGTCCACGAGCGCGAGCACGCGCCGGGGTTTCGCTGGCTCCACGAAAGCTTCGGCACCAACTGGCGTCTGACCGAAATGCAGTCGGCTATCGGGCGCATTCAATTGTCGCGAATGCCGAGTTGGCACGCGGCCCGTACCGCTAACGCCGACGCGCTGATTACGGCCCTGACCCCGTTCACCGGGCCTGACGGACCCGTGCGCCTGCCATTGCCCG
This window of the Roseovarius sp. SCSIO 43702 genome carries:
- a CDS encoding DegT/DnrJ/EryC1/StrS aminotransferase family protein, with the translated sequence MLTGPFPPWPAFTQEEADAVSDVLLSGKVNYWTGEEGRAFEREFAEFAGTTHAIAVANGTLALDLALHGLGIGSVNGGAASDEVIVTPRSFIASVSSVVNAGARPVFADVNADSGNIAPDTVAPVITANTRAILCVHLAGWPCDMEGMRAVAGDDIRLIEDCAQAHGAMYKGRPVGGLGDVATWSFCQDKIMTTGGEGGMVTCDDEELWRRMWAFKDHGKSYAAVHEREHAPGFRWLHESFGTNWRLTEMQSAIGRIQLSRMPSWHAARTANADALITALTPFTGPDGPVRLPLPEQGGGTRHAWYKFYTYARPENLSGGWHRDRIAAEISAAGVPCMQGSCSEIYLEKAFDNTGLRPDTPLPVARDMGETSLMFLVHPGLGPEHLQRSKEAIAKVLGKAGRSNSF